A genomic stretch from Heliangelus exortis chromosome 16, bHelExo1.hap1, whole genome shotgun sequence includes:
- the TPD52L2 gene encoding tumor protein D54 isoform X9 produces MESAGQDINLHSPTKGLLSDAMTDVPVESAASARSGAAEGLSLAEEEELRSELAKVEEEIGTLRQVLAAKERHCGELKRKLGLTPLDGLKQNLSRSWHDVQVSNAYVKTSEKLGEWNDKVTQSDLYLSASSTLEDWNEKLTQSEAYKKTQETLSQAGQKTSAALSNVGSVISRKLGDMRPWIEWEALILCREFPIPLWLAVSKWAHPFSNSFSSSYSIRHSISMPAMRNSATFKSFEDRVGTIKTSIRANGLSDM; encoded by the exons ATGGAGAGTGCGGGGCAGG ACATCAACCTCCACTCTCCCACCAAAGGTTTGCTCTCGGATGCCATGACAGATGTCCCCGTGGAGAGCGCGGCCTCGGCGCGGAGCGGAGCGGCCGAGGGGCTGAgcctggcagaggaggaggagctgagatCCGAGCTGGCCAAG GTTGAAGAGGAGATTGGTACTCTGAGGCAAGTGCTGGCTGCTAAGGAGAGGCACTGTGGGGAGCTGAAGAGGAAGCTGGGTCTGACTCCCTTGGATGGGTTAAAACAGAACCTGTCCAGAAGCTGGCACGATGTCCAAGTCTCCAATGC TTATGTGAAAACATCTGAGAAACTTGGAGAATGGAATGACAAAGTGACACAGTCTGACTT ATATCTTTCAGCCAGCAGCACACTGGAGGACTGGAATGAAAAATTAACTCAATCAGAAGC ttACAAGAAGACCCAGGAAACCCTTTCCCAGGCAGGACAGAAGACTTCAGCAGCCCTTTCCAATGTAGGTTCTGTTATCAGCAGGAAACTTGGTGACATGAG ACCTTGGATTGAATGGGAAGCTCTCATTCTTTGTAGGGAATTCCCAATTCCACTGTGGCTGGCAGTATCCAAGTG GGCTCACCCCTTCTCCAATTCCTTTAG TAGCAGCTACTCCATTCGCCACTCCATCAGTATGCCAGCCATGAG GAATTCTGCAACTTTCAAGTCCTTTGAAGATAGAGTTGGGACCATAAAG ACTAGTATTCGGGCAAATGGCCTCTCAGATATGTGA
- the TPD52L2 gene encoding tumor protein D54 isoform X3 — protein sequence MESAGQDINLHSPTKGLLSDAMTDVPVESAASARSGAAEGLSLAEEEELRSELAKVEEEIGTLRQVLAAKERHCGELKRKLGLTPLDGLKQNLSRSWHDVQVSNAYVKTSEKLGEWNDKVTQSDLYLSASSTLEDWNEKLTQSEAYKKTQETLSQAGQKTSAALSNVGSVISRKLGDMRPWIEWEALILCREFPIPLWLAVSKCSSYSIRHSISMPAMRNSATFKSFEDRVGTIKSRVVGSRENSTDCLHSPSGAGGKPPEDNAPF from the exons ATGGAGAGTGCGGGGCAGG ACATCAACCTCCACTCTCCCACCAAAGGTTTGCTCTCGGATGCCATGACAGATGTCCCCGTGGAGAGCGCGGCCTCGGCGCGGAGCGGAGCGGCCGAGGGGCTGAgcctggcagaggaggaggagctgagatCCGAGCTGGCCAAG GTTGAAGAGGAGATTGGTACTCTGAGGCAAGTGCTGGCTGCTAAGGAGAGGCACTGTGGGGAGCTGAAGAGGAAGCTGGGTCTGACTCCCTTGGATGGGTTAAAACAGAACCTGTCCAGAAGCTGGCACGATGTCCAAGTCTCCAATGC TTATGTGAAAACATCTGAGAAACTTGGAGAATGGAATGACAAAGTGACACAGTCTGACTT ATATCTTTCAGCCAGCAGCACACTGGAGGACTGGAATGAAAAATTAACTCAATCAGAAGC ttACAAGAAGACCCAGGAAACCCTTTCCCAGGCAGGACAGAAGACTTCAGCAGCCCTTTCCAATGTAGGTTCTGTTATCAGCAGGAAACTTGGTGACATGAG ACCTTGGATTGAATGGGAAGCTCTCATTCTTTGTAGGGAATTCCCAATTCCACTGTGGCTGGCAGTATCCAAGTG TAGCAGCTACTCCATTCGCCACTCCATCAGTATGCCAGCCATGAG GAATTCTGCAACTTTCAAGTCCTTTGAAGATAGAGTTGGGACCATAAAG TCCAGGGTGGTGGGCAGCAGGGAAAACAGCACTGACTGCCTCCACTCCCCCTCGGGAGCTGGGGGCAAACCTCCAGAGGACAATGCTCCTTTCTAG
- the TPD52L2 gene encoding tumor protein D54 isoform X18, translated as MESAGQDINLHSPTKGLLSDAMTDVPVESAASARSGAAEGLSLAEEEELRSELAKVEEEIGTLRQVLAAKERHCGELKRKLGLTPLDGLKQNLSRSWHDVQVSNAYVKTSEKLGEWNDKVTQSDLYLSASSTLEDWNEKLTQSEAYKKTQETLSQAGQKTSAALSNVGSVISRKLGDMRPWIEWEALILCREFPIPLWLAVSKCSYSIRHSISMPAMRNSATFKSFEDRVGTIKTSIRANGLSDM; from the exons ATGGAGAGTGCGGGGCAGG ACATCAACCTCCACTCTCCCACCAAAGGTTTGCTCTCGGATGCCATGACAGATGTCCCCGTGGAGAGCGCGGCCTCGGCGCGGAGCGGAGCGGCCGAGGGGCTGAgcctggcagaggaggaggagctgagatCCGAGCTGGCCAAG GTTGAAGAGGAGATTGGTACTCTGAGGCAAGTGCTGGCTGCTAAGGAGAGGCACTGTGGGGAGCTGAAGAGGAAGCTGGGTCTGACTCCCTTGGATGGGTTAAAACAGAACCTGTCCAGAAGCTGGCACGATGTCCAAGTCTCCAATGC TTATGTGAAAACATCTGAGAAACTTGGAGAATGGAATGACAAAGTGACACAGTCTGACTT ATATCTTTCAGCCAGCAGCACACTGGAGGACTGGAATGAAAAATTAACTCAATCAGAAGC ttACAAGAAGACCCAGGAAACCCTTTCCCAGGCAGGACAGAAGACTTCAGCAGCCCTTTCCAATGTAGGTTCTGTTATCAGCAGGAAACTTGGTGACATGAG ACCTTGGATTGAATGGGAAGCTCTCATTCTTTGTAGGGAATTCCCAATTCCACTGTGGCTGGCAGTATCCAAGTG CAGCTACTCCATTCGCCACTCCATCAGTATGCCAGCCATGAG GAATTCTGCAACTTTCAAGTCCTTTGAAGATAGAGTTGGGACCATAAAG ACTAGTATTCGGGCAAATGGCCTCTCAGATATGTGA
- the TPD52L2 gene encoding tumor protein D54 isoform X5 produces MESAGQDINLHSPTKGLLSDAMTDVPVESAASARSGAAEGLSLAEEEELRSELAKVEEEIGTLRQVLAAKERHCGELKRKLGLTPLDGLKQNLSRSWHDVQVSNAYVKTSEKLGEWNDKVTQSDLYLSASSTLEDWNEKLTQSEAYKKTQETLSQAGQKTSAALSNVGSVISRKLGDMRPWIEWEALILCREFPIPLWLAVSKCSYSIRHSISMPAMRNSATFKSFEDRVGTIKSRVVGSRENSTDCLHSPSGAGGKPPEDNAPF; encoded by the exons ATGGAGAGTGCGGGGCAGG ACATCAACCTCCACTCTCCCACCAAAGGTTTGCTCTCGGATGCCATGACAGATGTCCCCGTGGAGAGCGCGGCCTCGGCGCGGAGCGGAGCGGCCGAGGGGCTGAgcctggcagaggaggaggagctgagatCCGAGCTGGCCAAG GTTGAAGAGGAGATTGGTACTCTGAGGCAAGTGCTGGCTGCTAAGGAGAGGCACTGTGGGGAGCTGAAGAGGAAGCTGGGTCTGACTCCCTTGGATGGGTTAAAACAGAACCTGTCCAGAAGCTGGCACGATGTCCAAGTCTCCAATGC TTATGTGAAAACATCTGAGAAACTTGGAGAATGGAATGACAAAGTGACACAGTCTGACTT ATATCTTTCAGCCAGCAGCACACTGGAGGACTGGAATGAAAAATTAACTCAATCAGAAGC ttACAAGAAGACCCAGGAAACCCTTTCCCAGGCAGGACAGAAGACTTCAGCAGCCCTTTCCAATGTAGGTTCTGTTATCAGCAGGAAACTTGGTGACATGAG ACCTTGGATTGAATGGGAAGCTCTCATTCTTTGTAGGGAATTCCCAATTCCACTGTGGCTGGCAGTATCCAAGTG CAGCTACTCCATTCGCCACTCCATCAGTATGCCAGCCATGAG GAATTCTGCAACTTTCAAGTCCTTTGAAGATAGAGTTGGGACCATAAAG TCCAGGGTGGTGGGCAGCAGGGAAAACAGCACTGACTGCCTCCACTCCCCCTCGGGAGCTGGGGGCAAACCTCCAGAGGACAATGCTCCTTTCTAG
- the TPD52L2 gene encoding tumor protein D54 isoform X23 has translation MESAGQDINLHSPTKGLLSDAMTDVPVESAASARSGAAEGLSLAEEEELRSELAKVEEEIGTLRQVLAAKERHCGELKRKLGLTPLDGLKQNLSRSWHDVQVSNAYVKTSEKLGEWNDKVTQSDLYLSASSTLEDWNEKLTQSEAYKKTQETLSQAGQKTSAALSNVGSVISRKLGDMRPWIEWEALILCREFPIPLWLAVSKWNSATFKSFEDRVGTIKTSIRANGLSDM, from the exons ATGGAGAGTGCGGGGCAGG ACATCAACCTCCACTCTCCCACCAAAGGTTTGCTCTCGGATGCCATGACAGATGTCCCCGTGGAGAGCGCGGCCTCGGCGCGGAGCGGAGCGGCCGAGGGGCTGAgcctggcagaggaggaggagctgagatCCGAGCTGGCCAAG GTTGAAGAGGAGATTGGTACTCTGAGGCAAGTGCTGGCTGCTAAGGAGAGGCACTGTGGGGAGCTGAAGAGGAAGCTGGGTCTGACTCCCTTGGATGGGTTAAAACAGAACCTGTCCAGAAGCTGGCACGATGTCCAAGTCTCCAATGC TTATGTGAAAACATCTGAGAAACTTGGAGAATGGAATGACAAAGTGACACAGTCTGACTT ATATCTTTCAGCCAGCAGCACACTGGAGGACTGGAATGAAAAATTAACTCAATCAGAAGC ttACAAGAAGACCCAGGAAACCCTTTCCCAGGCAGGACAGAAGACTTCAGCAGCCCTTTCCAATGTAGGTTCTGTTATCAGCAGGAAACTTGGTGACATGAG ACCTTGGATTGAATGGGAAGCTCTCATTCTTTGTAGGGAATTCCCAATTCCACTGTGGCTGGCAGTATCCAAGTG GAATTCTGCAACTTTCAAGTCCTTTGAAGATAGAGTTGGGACCATAAAG ACTAGTATTCGGGCAAATGGCCTCTCAGATATGTGA
- the TPD52L2 gene encoding tumor protein D54 isoform X32 has translation MESAGQGLLSDAMTDVPVESAASARSGAAEGLSLAEEEELRSELAKVEEEIGTLRQVLAAKERHCGELKRKLGLTPLDGLKQNLSRSWHDVQVSNAYVKTSEKLGEWNDKVTQSDLYLSASSTLEDWNEKLTQSEAYKKTQETLSQAGQKTSAALSNVGSVISRKLGDMRNSATFKSFEDRVGTIKSRVVGSRENSTDCLHSPSGAGGKPPEDNAPF, from the exons ATGGAGAGTGCGGGGCAGG GTTTGCTCTCGGATGCCATGACAGATGTCCCCGTGGAGAGCGCGGCCTCGGCGCGGAGCGGAGCGGCCGAGGGGCTGAgcctggcagaggaggaggagctgagatCCGAGCTGGCCAAG GTTGAAGAGGAGATTGGTACTCTGAGGCAAGTGCTGGCTGCTAAGGAGAGGCACTGTGGGGAGCTGAAGAGGAAGCTGGGTCTGACTCCCTTGGATGGGTTAAAACAGAACCTGTCCAGAAGCTGGCACGATGTCCAAGTCTCCAATGC TTATGTGAAAACATCTGAGAAACTTGGAGAATGGAATGACAAAGTGACACAGTCTGACTT ATATCTTTCAGCCAGCAGCACACTGGAGGACTGGAATGAAAAATTAACTCAATCAGAAGC ttACAAGAAGACCCAGGAAACCCTTTCCCAGGCAGGACAGAAGACTTCAGCAGCCCTTTCCAATGTAGGTTCTGTTATCAGCAGGAAACTTGGTGACATGAG GAATTCTGCAACTTTCAAGTCCTTTGAAGATAGAGTTGGGACCATAAAG TCCAGGGTGGTGGGCAGCAGGGAAAACAGCACTGACTGCCTCCACTCCCCCTCGGGAGCTGGGGGCAAACCTCCAGAGGACAATGCTCCTTTCTAG
- the TPD52L2 gene encoding tumor protein D54 isoform X4 produces the protein MESAGQGLLSDAMTDVPVESAASARSGAAEGLSLAEEEELRSELAKVEEEIGTLRQVLAAKERHCGELKRKLGLTPLDGLKQNLSRSWHDVQVSNAYVKTSEKLGEWNDKVTQSDLYLSASSTLEDWNEKLTQSEAYKKTQETLSQAGQKTSAALSNVGSVISRKLGDMRPWIEWEALILCREFPIPLWLAVSKWAHPFSNSFSSSYSIRHSISMPAMRNSATFKSFEDRVGTIKSRVVGSRENSTDCLHSPSGAGGKPPEDNAPF, from the exons ATGGAGAGTGCGGGGCAGG GTTTGCTCTCGGATGCCATGACAGATGTCCCCGTGGAGAGCGCGGCCTCGGCGCGGAGCGGAGCGGCCGAGGGGCTGAgcctggcagaggaggaggagctgagatCCGAGCTGGCCAAG GTTGAAGAGGAGATTGGTACTCTGAGGCAAGTGCTGGCTGCTAAGGAGAGGCACTGTGGGGAGCTGAAGAGGAAGCTGGGTCTGACTCCCTTGGATGGGTTAAAACAGAACCTGTCCAGAAGCTGGCACGATGTCCAAGTCTCCAATGC TTATGTGAAAACATCTGAGAAACTTGGAGAATGGAATGACAAAGTGACACAGTCTGACTT ATATCTTTCAGCCAGCAGCACACTGGAGGACTGGAATGAAAAATTAACTCAATCAGAAGC ttACAAGAAGACCCAGGAAACCCTTTCCCAGGCAGGACAGAAGACTTCAGCAGCCCTTTCCAATGTAGGTTCTGTTATCAGCAGGAAACTTGGTGACATGAG ACCTTGGATTGAATGGGAAGCTCTCATTCTTTGTAGGGAATTCCCAATTCCACTGTGGCTGGCAGTATCCAAGTG GGCTCACCCCTTCTCCAATTCCTTTAG TAGCAGCTACTCCATTCGCCACTCCATCAGTATGCCAGCCATGAG GAATTCTGCAACTTTCAAGTCCTTTGAAGATAGAGTTGGGACCATAAAG TCCAGGGTGGTGGGCAGCAGGGAAAACAGCACTGACTGCCTCCACTCCCCCTCGGGAGCTGGGGGCAAACCTCCAGAGGACAATGCTCCTTTCTAG
- the TPD52L2 gene encoding tumor protein D54 isoform X34 has product MESAGQGLLSDAMTDVPVESAASARSGAAEGLSLAEEEELRSELAKVEEEIGTLRQVLAAKERHCGELKRKLGLTPLDGLKQNLSRSWHDVQVSNAYVKTSEKLGEWNDKVTQSDFYKKTQETLSQAGQKTSAALSNVGSVISRKLGDMRNSATFKSFEDRVGTIKSRVVGSRENSTDCLHSPSGAGGKPPEDNAPF; this is encoded by the exons ATGGAGAGTGCGGGGCAGG GTTTGCTCTCGGATGCCATGACAGATGTCCCCGTGGAGAGCGCGGCCTCGGCGCGGAGCGGAGCGGCCGAGGGGCTGAgcctggcagaggaggaggagctgagatCCGAGCTGGCCAAG GTTGAAGAGGAGATTGGTACTCTGAGGCAAGTGCTGGCTGCTAAGGAGAGGCACTGTGGGGAGCTGAAGAGGAAGCTGGGTCTGACTCCCTTGGATGGGTTAAAACAGAACCTGTCCAGAAGCTGGCACGATGTCCAAGTCTCCAATGC TTATGTGAAAACATCTGAGAAACTTGGAGAATGGAATGACAAAGTGACACAGTCTGACTT ttACAAGAAGACCCAGGAAACCCTTTCCCAGGCAGGACAGAAGACTTCAGCAGCCCTTTCCAATGTAGGTTCTGTTATCAGCAGGAAACTTGGTGACATGAG GAATTCTGCAACTTTCAAGTCCTTTGAAGATAGAGTTGGGACCATAAAG TCCAGGGTGGTGGGCAGCAGGGAAAACAGCACTGACTGCCTCCACTCCCCCTCGGGAGCTGGGGGCAAACCTCCAGAGGACAATGCTCCTTTCTAG
- the TPD52L2 gene encoding tumor protein D54 isoform X1 produces MESAGQDINLHSPTKGLLSDAMTDVPVESAASARSGAAEGLSLAEEEELRSELAKVEEEIGTLRQVLAAKERHCGELKRKLGLTPLDGLKQNLSRSWHDVQVSNAYVKTSEKLGEWNDKVTQSDLYLSASSTLEDWNEKLTQSEAYKKTQETLSQAGQKTSAALSNVGSVISRKLGDMRPWIEWEALILCREFPIPLWLAVSKWAHPFSNSFSSSYSIRHSISMPAMRNSATFKSFEDRVGTIKSRVVGSRENSTDCLHSPSGAGGKPPEDNAPF; encoded by the exons ATGGAGAGTGCGGGGCAGG ACATCAACCTCCACTCTCCCACCAAAGGTTTGCTCTCGGATGCCATGACAGATGTCCCCGTGGAGAGCGCGGCCTCGGCGCGGAGCGGAGCGGCCGAGGGGCTGAgcctggcagaggaggaggagctgagatCCGAGCTGGCCAAG GTTGAAGAGGAGATTGGTACTCTGAGGCAAGTGCTGGCTGCTAAGGAGAGGCACTGTGGGGAGCTGAAGAGGAAGCTGGGTCTGACTCCCTTGGATGGGTTAAAACAGAACCTGTCCAGAAGCTGGCACGATGTCCAAGTCTCCAATGC TTATGTGAAAACATCTGAGAAACTTGGAGAATGGAATGACAAAGTGACACAGTCTGACTT ATATCTTTCAGCCAGCAGCACACTGGAGGACTGGAATGAAAAATTAACTCAATCAGAAGC ttACAAGAAGACCCAGGAAACCCTTTCCCAGGCAGGACAGAAGACTTCAGCAGCCCTTTCCAATGTAGGTTCTGTTATCAGCAGGAAACTTGGTGACATGAG ACCTTGGATTGAATGGGAAGCTCTCATTCTTTGTAGGGAATTCCCAATTCCACTGTGGCTGGCAGTATCCAAGTG GGCTCACCCCTTCTCCAATTCCTTTAG TAGCAGCTACTCCATTCGCCACTCCATCAGTATGCCAGCCATGAG GAATTCTGCAACTTTCAAGTCCTTTGAAGATAGAGTTGGGACCATAAAG TCCAGGGTGGTGGGCAGCAGGGAAAACAGCACTGACTGCCTCCACTCCCCCTCGGGAGCTGGGGGCAAACCTCCAGAGGACAATGCTCCTTTCTAG
- the TPD52L2 gene encoding tumor protein D54 isoform X29 produces MESAGQDINLHSPTKGLLSDAMTDVPVESAASARSGAAEGLSLAEEEELRSELAKVEEEIGTLRQVLAAKERHCGELKRKLGLTPLDGLKQNLSRSWHDVQVSNAYVKTSEKLGEWNDKVTQSDFYKKTQETLSQAGQKTSAALSNVGSVISRKLGDMSSYSIRHSISMPAMRNSATFKSFEDRVGTIKSRVVGSRENSTDCLHSPSGAGGKPPEDNAPF; encoded by the exons ATGGAGAGTGCGGGGCAGG ACATCAACCTCCACTCTCCCACCAAAGGTTTGCTCTCGGATGCCATGACAGATGTCCCCGTGGAGAGCGCGGCCTCGGCGCGGAGCGGAGCGGCCGAGGGGCTGAgcctggcagaggaggaggagctgagatCCGAGCTGGCCAAG GTTGAAGAGGAGATTGGTACTCTGAGGCAAGTGCTGGCTGCTAAGGAGAGGCACTGTGGGGAGCTGAAGAGGAAGCTGGGTCTGACTCCCTTGGATGGGTTAAAACAGAACCTGTCCAGAAGCTGGCACGATGTCCAAGTCTCCAATGC TTATGTGAAAACATCTGAGAAACTTGGAGAATGGAATGACAAAGTGACACAGTCTGACTT ttACAAGAAGACCCAGGAAACCCTTTCCCAGGCAGGACAGAAGACTTCAGCAGCCCTTTCCAATGTAGGTTCTGTTATCAGCAGGAAACTTGGTGACATGAG CAGCTACTCCATTCGCCACTCCATCAGTATGCCAGCCATGAG GAATTCTGCAACTTTCAAGTCCTTTGAAGATAGAGTTGGGACCATAAAG TCCAGGGTGGTGGGCAGCAGGGAAAACAGCACTGACTGCCTCCACTCCCCCTCGGGAGCTGGGGGCAAACCTCCAGAGGACAATGCTCCTTTCTAG
- the TPD52L2 gene encoding tumor protein D54 isoform X7, with protein MESAGQDINLHSPTKGLLSDAMTDVPVESAASARSGAAEGLSLAEEEELRSELAKVEEEIGTLRQVLAAKERHCGELKRKLGLTPLDGLKQNLSRSWHDVQVSNAYVKTSEKLGEWNDKVTQSDLYLSASSTLEDWNEKLTQSEAYKKTQETLSQAGQKTSAALSNVGSVISRKLGDMREFPIPLWLAVSKWAHPFSNSFSSYSIRHSISMPAMRNSATFKSFEDRVGTIKSRVVGSRENSTDCLHSPSGAGGKPPEDNAPF; from the exons ATGGAGAGTGCGGGGCAGG ACATCAACCTCCACTCTCCCACCAAAGGTTTGCTCTCGGATGCCATGACAGATGTCCCCGTGGAGAGCGCGGCCTCGGCGCGGAGCGGAGCGGCCGAGGGGCTGAgcctggcagaggaggaggagctgagatCCGAGCTGGCCAAG GTTGAAGAGGAGATTGGTACTCTGAGGCAAGTGCTGGCTGCTAAGGAGAGGCACTGTGGGGAGCTGAAGAGGAAGCTGGGTCTGACTCCCTTGGATGGGTTAAAACAGAACCTGTCCAGAAGCTGGCACGATGTCCAAGTCTCCAATGC TTATGTGAAAACATCTGAGAAACTTGGAGAATGGAATGACAAAGTGACACAGTCTGACTT ATATCTTTCAGCCAGCAGCACACTGGAGGACTGGAATGAAAAATTAACTCAATCAGAAGC ttACAAGAAGACCCAGGAAACCCTTTCCCAGGCAGGACAGAAGACTTCAGCAGCCCTTTCCAATGTAGGTTCTGTTATCAGCAGGAAACTTGGTGACATGAG GGAATTCCCAATTCCACTGTGGCTGGCAGTATCCAAGTG GGCTCACCCCTTCTCCAATTCCTTTAG CAGCTACTCCATTCGCCACTCCATCAGTATGCCAGCCATGAG GAATTCTGCAACTTTCAAGTCCTTTGAAGATAGAGTTGGGACCATAAAG TCCAGGGTGGTGGGCAGCAGGGAAAACAGCACTGACTGCCTCCACTCCCCCTCGGGAGCTGGGGGCAAACCTCCAGAGGACAATGCTCCTTTCTAG
- the TPD52L2 gene encoding tumor protein D54 isoform X13: MESAGQDINLHSPTKGLLSDAMTDVPVESAASARSGAAEGLSLAEEEELRSELAKVEEEIGTLRQVLAAKERHCGELKRKLGLTPLDGLKQNLSRSWHDVQVSNAYVKTSEKLGEWNDKVTQSDLYLSASSTLEDWNEKLTQSEAYKKTQETLSQAGQKTSAALSNVGSVISRKLGDMREFPIPLWLAVSKCSYSIRHSISMPAMRNSATFKSFEDRVGTIKSRVVGSRENSTDCLHSPSGAGGKPPEDNAPF; the protein is encoded by the exons ATGGAGAGTGCGGGGCAGG ACATCAACCTCCACTCTCCCACCAAAGGTTTGCTCTCGGATGCCATGACAGATGTCCCCGTGGAGAGCGCGGCCTCGGCGCGGAGCGGAGCGGCCGAGGGGCTGAgcctggcagaggaggaggagctgagatCCGAGCTGGCCAAG GTTGAAGAGGAGATTGGTACTCTGAGGCAAGTGCTGGCTGCTAAGGAGAGGCACTGTGGGGAGCTGAAGAGGAAGCTGGGTCTGACTCCCTTGGATGGGTTAAAACAGAACCTGTCCAGAAGCTGGCACGATGTCCAAGTCTCCAATGC TTATGTGAAAACATCTGAGAAACTTGGAGAATGGAATGACAAAGTGACACAGTCTGACTT ATATCTTTCAGCCAGCAGCACACTGGAGGACTGGAATGAAAAATTAACTCAATCAGAAGC ttACAAGAAGACCCAGGAAACCCTTTCCCAGGCAGGACAGAAGACTTCAGCAGCCCTTTCCAATGTAGGTTCTGTTATCAGCAGGAAACTTGGTGACATGAG GGAATTCCCAATTCCACTGTGGCTGGCAGTATCCAAGTG CAGCTACTCCATTCGCCACTCCATCAGTATGCCAGCCATGAG GAATTCTGCAACTTTCAAGTCCTTTGAAGATAGAGTTGGGACCATAAAG TCCAGGGTGGTGGGCAGCAGGGAAAACAGCACTGACTGCCTCCACTCCCCCTCGGGAGCTGGGGGCAAACCTCCAGAGGACAATGCTCCTTTCTAG
- the TPD52L2 gene encoding tumor protein D54 isoform X27 produces MESAGQDINLHSPTKGLLSDAMTDVPVESAASARSGAAEGLSLAEEEELRSELAKVEEEIGTLRQVLAAKERHCGELKRKLGLTPLDGLKQNLSRSWHDVQVSNAYVKTSEKLGEWNDKVTQSDLYLSASSTLEDWNEKLTQSEAYKKTQETLSQAGQKTSAALSNVGSVISRKLGDMRAHPFSNSFSSYSIRHSISMPAMRNSATFKSFEDRVGTIKTSIRANGLSDM; encoded by the exons ATGGAGAGTGCGGGGCAGG ACATCAACCTCCACTCTCCCACCAAAGGTTTGCTCTCGGATGCCATGACAGATGTCCCCGTGGAGAGCGCGGCCTCGGCGCGGAGCGGAGCGGCCGAGGGGCTGAgcctggcagaggaggaggagctgagatCCGAGCTGGCCAAG GTTGAAGAGGAGATTGGTACTCTGAGGCAAGTGCTGGCTGCTAAGGAGAGGCACTGTGGGGAGCTGAAGAGGAAGCTGGGTCTGACTCCCTTGGATGGGTTAAAACAGAACCTGTCCAGAAGCTGGCACGATGTCCAAGTCTCCAATGC TTATGTGAAAACATCTGAGAAACTTGGAGAATGGAATGACAAAGTGACACAGTCTGACTT ATATCTTTCAGCCAGCAGCACACTGGAGGACTGGAATGAAAAATTAACTCAATCAGAAGC ttACAAGAAGACCCAGGAAACCCTTTCCCAGGCAGGACAGAAGACTTCAGCAGCCCTTTCCAATGTAGGTTCTGTTATCAGCAGGAAACTTGGTGACATGAG GGCTCACCCCTTCTCCAATTCCTTTAG CAGCTACTCCATTCGCCACTCCATCAGTATGCCAGCCATGAG GAATTCTGCAACTTTCAAGTCCTTTGAAGATAGAGTTGGGACCATAAAG ACTAGTATTCGGGCAAATGGCCTCTCAGATATGTGA
- the TPD52L2 gene encoding tumor protein D54 isoform X16, translated as MESAGQDINLHSPTKGLLSDAMTDVPVESAASARSGAAEGLSLAEEEELRSELAKVEEEIGTLRQVLAAKERHCGELKRKLGLTPLDGLKQNLSRSWHDVQVSNAYVKTSEKLGEWNDKVTQSDLYLSASSTLEDWNEKLTQSEAYKKTQETLSQAGQKTSAALSNVGSVISRKLGDMRAHPFSNSFSSYSIRHSISMPAMRNSATFKSFEDRVGTIKSRVVGSRENSTDCLHSPSGAGGKPPEDNAPF; from the exons ATGGAGAGTGCGGGGCAGG ACATCAACCTCCACTCTCCCACCAAAGGTTTGCTCTCGGATGCCATGACAGATGTCCCCGTGGAGAGCGCGGCCTCGGCGCGGAGCGGAGCGGCCGAGGGGCTGAgcctggcagaggaggaggagctgagatCCGAGCTGGCCAAG GTTGAAGAGGAGATTGGTACTCTGAGGCAAGTGCTGGCTGCTAAGGAGAGGCACTGTGGGGAGCTGAAGAGGAAGCTGGGTCTGACTCCCTTGGATGGGTTAAAACAGAACCTGTCCAGAAGCTGGCACGATGTCCAAGTCTCCAATGC TTATGTGAAAACATCTGAGAAACTTGGAGAATGGAATGACAAAGTGACACAGTCTGACTT ATATCTTTCAGCCAGCAGCACACTGGAGGACTGGAATGAAAAATTAACTCAATCAGAAGC ttACAAGAAGACCCAGGAAACCCTTTCCCAGGCAGGACAGAAGACTTCAGCAGCCCTTTCCAATGTAGGTTCTGTTATCAGCAGGAAACTTGGTGACATGAG GGCTCACCCCTTCTCCAATTCCTTTAG CAGCTACTCCATTCGCCACTCCATCAGTATGCCAGCCATGAG GAATTCTGCAACTTTCAAGTCCTTTGAAGATAGAGTTGGGACCATAAAG TCCAGGGTGGTGGGCAGCAGGGAAAACAGCACTGACTGCCTCCACTCCCCCTCGGGAGCTGGGGGCAAACCTCCAGAGGACAATGCTCCTTTCTAG